In Kiloniellales bacterium, the genomic window GGCCGATCGAGATCCTCCTGGTCGAGGACAACCTGGCCGACGTGCGCCTGGCGCAGGAGGCGCTCAAGGAGATCCGGGCGCCGCATCACCTGACCGTGGCCCGAGACGGGGTCGTGGCCGAGGCCTTGCTGTCCGCCCCGCCGTCCGGCGCGGAACCCGCGCGCCCCGACTTGATCCTGCTGGACCTCAACCTGCCCCGAAAGGACGGCCGCGAGCTGCTGGAGATGATCAAGGCGGATCCACAGCTGAGGCGCATTCCGGTCATCATCCTGACCACCTCCTGCGCCCACGACGACGTGATTGCCGCCTACGACCTCAACGCCAACGCCTTCGTGCGCAAGCCGATGGGCGTCGACAGTTTCATCGAGCTGATCCGGGCGATCGACGCCTTCTGGCTGAGATCCGCGGTCCTGCCGCCGCCCGACTGAACCGCGAACCTACGCAACCATGGGGTCGGACGGACCGACCTCGGCCGACCTGGACCAGCCGCAGCCAGGAACCAGAACCGAAGGACTAGCCAGACGATGCAAGCCAATCAAGCGATCCGGCACGAGGACGGCCGCAGCACCGGCGGCAGGTTCGGCGCGATCAATGCGCTTCTGATCGAGGACAGCGCGGCGGATGCCCGCCTTCTGCGAGAGATCCTCTCCGAATCGAAACACATCGAGTTCCGACTCACCCACGCCGAGACCCTCAAGGACGGGTTGCAGCGCCTGGGCAAAACGCATTTCGATGTCGTCCTGCTCGATCTCAATCTGCCGGATTCCAACGGGCTGGCGAGCGTCGACAACCTTTTGGCGGCCCATGTCCGCGCGCCGGTCGTGGTCATGACCGGCAACGAGGACGAGGACCTGGGCCTGCGGGCGGTCGCCGCCGGCGCCCAGGACTTCCTGGTCAAGGGGCAACTCAACCGCGCCGCCGCGGTCCGGACCATCCGCTTCGCTGTGGAGCGCTTCAACGCCCTGGCGCGCCAGCAGTACGAGACGGTGCGCGCCACCGGCGAGAAGCTGCAGGACGAGATCGGCCGCATCGCCTCCTCCCTGGACGACGCCGGCCAGAACACCAGCACCTATCGCGAGAGCCTGACCGGCCTGGCTTCGGAGCTCAAGCTGGGCACGGAAGGCGGAGACGTCGCCGACCTGATCCAGCGGTTGAGCGCGGCGACCCTCGAGATGCATCGCCACAGCACCCAGCTCGAGAGCCAGCTGAAGGACTCCTCGGAGACCATCAACACGCTGTCACAGGATCTGGAGGAGACCCTGCAAGCGGCGATGACCGACTCCCTCACCGGGCTCTACAACCGCAAGGCCTTCGACGAGCGCCTGGCCCTGGCCACCGCCGACAGCCTGGAGAACGGCAGCACGCTCTCCCTGCTGATGGTCGACATCGACCACTTCAAGCGCTTCAACGACACCTGGGGCCACCAGGTCGGCGACCAGGTGCTGCGTCTGGTCGGCGAGAACCTGCGGATGAACGTCAAGGGCAAGGACACCGCGGCGCGCTACGGCGGCGAGGAGCTGGCAATCATCCTGCCCGACACCGCGATCGAGGACGCTGTGACCCTGGCCGAGCAGATCCGCAAGGCGATCGGCGCGATGAAGATCGTCAAGAAGAAGTCGCGCGAGGAGATCGGCCCGGTCACGGTGTCCATCGGGGCGGCCCAGTTCCGGCACAACGAGACCCCGGAGGACTTCGTGGCCCGCGCCGACTACGCCCTCTACGCCGCCAAGGAGGGCGGCCGCAACCGCGTCAGCCGCGCTGCGGGCTGAGCCGACGGGCCGCTTGTCTTCCAAGCGTCCGGCGCTCTAACCTCCCGGCATGACGACACCCCTCGACATCGCGGCCGGACGCGGCCGGCCCGCCCCCCGGACCGAGGAGGTCGAGGTCTGGCTCTTCGACCTCGACAACACGCTCTATCCGCCGAGCTCGCGCCTCTTCGACCAGGTCGACCGGCGGATCAAGGCCTTCGTCCAGGACTTTCTGGGCTTGGACCTGGAGGCCGCGCACCGCCTGCAGAAGGACTACTTCCACGAGTTCGGCA contains:
- a CDS encoding response regulator — translated: MALGNPSHLTGPERPIEILLVEDNLADVRLAQEALKEIRAPHHLTVARDGVVAEALLSAPPSGAEPARPDLILLDLNLPRKDGRELLEMIKADPQLRRIPVIILTTSCAHDDVIAAYDLNANAFVRKPMGVDSFIELIRAIDAFWLRSAVLPPPD
- a CDS encoding diguanylate cyclase gives rise to the protein MQANQAIRHEDGRSTGGRFGAINALLIEDSAADARLLREILSESKHIEFRLTHAETLKDGLQRLGKTHFDVVLLDLNLPDSNGLASVDNLLAAHVRAPVVVMTGNEDEDLGLRAVAAGAQDFLVKGQLNRAAAVRTIRFAVERFNALARQQYETVRATGEKLQDEIGRIASSLDDAGQNTSTYRESLTGLASELKLGTEGGDVADLIQRLSAATLEMHRHSTQLESQLKDSSETINTLSQDLEETLQAAMTDSLTGLYNRKAFDERLALATADSLENGSTLSLLMVDIDHFKRFNDTWGHQVGDQVLRLVGENLRMNVKGKDTAARYGGEELAIILPDTAIEDAVTLAEQIRKAIGAMKIVKKKSREEIGPVTVSIGAAQFRHNETPEDFVARADYALYAAKEGGRNRVSRAAG